A window from Neobacillus sp. PS3-40 encodes these proteins:
- a CDS encoding cation-translocating P-type ATPase → MGKMKKVHIVIISGILLLIALVMYWLNLGVWKNTVLITTTFIAGWSIANKAIQSARMKAFSIELLVTIAVIGALMIGEYVESAAVTFLFIFGAYLEARTLEKTRSSLKTLIDMAPLEATVLKDGERVILPVEEIKQGDHILIQSGEKIAIDGKIVSGKALINEATITGESVPAAKNIDDLVFSGTIIDNGYIEVEAQKVGDDTAFAKIIELVEEAQEAKAKTQKFLERFANLYTPAIIILSIIVFIITHNIELAITFLVIACPGALVISAPVSLVAGIGNGARNGTLIKGGEVMENFAKVNAVVFDKTGTLTEGKPSVTNIKSFGMDEEALLKITAEAELISEHHLGQTIVKEAKDRGVSLTNEATDFTVEKGHGLYATVASNKVVIGNRKLLSKNNISLDMSIDQFAIQEEKNGNTAIFVGVNNKVAGIISIADQVRQEAVDTIRQLKAAGVEQTIMLTGDNKHTAEKVAAQLGIDTVFAEMLPEDKVNHIKRLQNEGYRVAMVGDGINDAPAIALADVGLAMGAAGTDVAMETADVVLMSDKLNRIPYAYSLAKATIRNMKQNMFFAIVAVSLLLVGVLVGKVFLASGMLIHELSVLIVILNAIRLVRYKQRNK, encoded by the coding sequence ATGGGTAAAATGAAAAAGGTTCATATTGTCATTATTTCTGGAATTTTATTGCTTATAGCACTTGTAATGTATTGGTTGAATTTAGGTGTCTGGAAAAATACCGTACTAATAACCACCACATTTATTGCAGGTTGGTCAATCGCCAACAAAGCAATACAATCAGCAAGAATGAAAGCCTTCAGTATTGAACTTCTTGTAACCATTGCTGTTATTGGTGCCTTAATGATTGGCGAATATGTCGAGTCAGCAGCAGTTACATTTCTATTCATATTCGGTGCTTATCTTGAAGCTCGTACATTGGAAAAAACACGCTCTTCTTTGAAAACATTAATAGATATGGCGCCACTTGAAGCAACTGTTCTGAAAGATGGAGAAAGAGTCATACTACCTGTAGAAGAAATTAAACAAGGAGATCATATTTTAATTCAATCAGGTGAAAAAATAGCGATTGATGGAAAAATTGTATCTGGTAAAGCACTCATTAATGAGGCTACGATTACTGGTGAATCTGTACCAGCAGCTAAAAATATAGATGATCTTGTGTTCAGTGGAACGATTATTGATAATGGCTATATTGAAGTAGAAGCGCAAAAAGTCGGTGATGACACAGCATTTGCTAAGATTATCGAATTAGTAGAAGAAGCGCAAGAAGCAAAAGCGAAAACACAAAAGTTTCTGGAACGATTTGCCAACTTGTATACACCAGCCATTATTATTTTATCTATAATAGTCTTTATCATCACACATAATATAGAACTTGCTATCACATTTCTTGTCATCGCATGTCCCGGAGCGCTTGTTATTTCTGCACCAGTCTCACTAGTTGCTGGAATTGGAAATGGGGCAAGGAACGGCACCTTAATAAAAGGTGGCGAAGTGATGGAGAACTTTGCGAAAGTTAATGCTGTTGTATTTGATAAAACAGGAACATTAACCGAGGGAAAACCTTCTGTAACGAATATTAAATCGTTTGGTATGGATGAGGAAGCTTTGTTGAAAATCACTGCAGAAGCTGAGCTTATTTCTGAACATCACCTAGGTCAAACAATTGTAAAAGAAGCTAAAGATAGAGGAGTTTCTTTAACAAATGAAGCGACAGATTTCACAGTAGAAAAGGGACATGGTTTATATGCAACAGTTGCTTCAAATAAAGTCGTTATTGGAAACCGTAAGCTCTTAAGTAAAAATAATATCTCACTTGATATGTCGATTGATCAATTTGCTATTCAAGAAGAGAAAAATGGAAACACAGCAATTTTTGTTGGAGTAAATAATAAAGTTGCTGGGATCATTTCAATTGCCGATCAGGTGCGCCAAGAAGCAGTGGACACAATTCGTCAGTTGAAAGCTGCCGGTGTGGAACAAACAATTATGCTGACAGGGGATAACAAGCATACAGCTGAGAAAGTTGCAGCACAACTTGGGATTGATACTGTTTTTGCAGAAATGCTTCCAGAAGATAAAGTAAATCATATTAAACGACTGCAAAACGAAGGATATCGTGTTGCAATGGTTGGAGACGGTATTAATGATGCACCAGCAATTGCTCTGGCAGATGTAGGGTTAGCCATGGGAGCTGCAGGAACTGATGTAGCCATGGAAACAGCAGATGTCGTCTTAATGAGTGATAAATTAAACCGAATTCCTTACGCATATTCATTAGCAAAAGCAACCATACGTAATATGAAACAAAATATGTTCTTTGCAATTGTGGCTGTCAGTTTGCTCTTAGTTGGAGTACTAGTCGGCAAAGTATTCCTGGCTTCCGGTATGCTAATTCATGAACTAAGTGTTCTCATCGTTATCCTAAATGCGATTCGCTTGGTTCGCTATAAACAACGTAATAAGTAG
- a CDS encoding heavy-metal-associated domain-containing protein, protein MSKVQYQLEPLTCPSCIKKIEGALGKMIGVQDAKVLFNSSKVKVSFNKDQVTSEELQEIIEKLGYPVISAKIA, encoded by the coding sequence CTGAGTAAAGTACAATATCAATTAGAACCGTTAACATGTCCATCATGTATTAAAAAAATTGAAGGTGCACTCGGAAAAATGATTGGAGTCCAGGATGCCAAGGTTTTATTTAACTCCAGTAAAGTAAAAGTTAGCTTTAATAAAGATCAAGTTACAAGTGAAGAATTACAAGAAATAATTGAAAAATTAGGTTATCCTGTTATATCAGCCAAAATTGCATAA
- the lgt gene encoding prolipoprotein diacylglyceryl transferase — MTSSGSALDRVFLDIGPFTVYWYGIIIAIGIFLGLWLAMWEADRLGLKKDIFVDLAVFAIPVAVISARIYYVIFEWDRYIDGPWWGVFAIWEGGIAIHGALIGSVITAVIFARVKKVSFWKLADIAAPGIILGQAIGRWGNFMNQEAHGGPVSEAAYNNFLHYMPNFISNQMVIEGVLYHPTFLYESLWNILGLVFLLALRGYNPRRGEIFVSYAIWYSFGRFFIEGMRTDSLYIFGSLRIAQIISILIFIIGVVLIIHRRKSGQANKKYNGEKIQLEG; from the coding sequence TTGACGTCTAGTGGATCTGCCCTAGATAGAGTATTTTTGGATATTGGGCCATTTACTGTTTATTGGTACGGAATTATTATTGCTATAGGTATATTTTTAGGACTGTGGCTTGCAATGTGGGAAGCTGATCGCCTTGGATTGAAGAAAGACATTTTTGTAGATCTTGCTGTTTTTGCCATTCCAGTTGCAGTCATCTCTGCTAGAATTTACTACGTTATTTTTGAATGGGATCGTTATATTGATGGCCCTTGGTGGGGGGTGTTTGCCATTTGGGAAGGCGGTATTGCTATCCACGGTGCTTTAATTGGTTCAGTAATTACTGCGGTCATATTTGCGCGTGTAAAAAAGGTATCGTTCTGGAAATTAGCTGACATCGCAGCACCAGGTATTATCTTAGGACAAGCAATTGGGCGGTGGGGGAATTTCATGAATCAGGAAGCCCATGGTGGTCCAGTTTCGGAAGCTGCCTATAATAATTTTCTTCACTACATGCCTAACTTTATTTCGAACCAAATGGTTATTGAAGGGGTTTTGTATCACCCTACTTTCCTATATGAGTCTTTATGGAATATTTTAGGACTGGTATTTTTACTAGCCTTACGTGGATATAATCCGAGAAGAGGCGAGATATTTGTAAGTTATGCAATCTGGTATTCTTTTGGTCGCTTTTTTATAGAAGGTATGCGTACGGATAGTCTTTATATTTTTGGTTCACTAAGAATTGCACAAATAATTTCGATTTTAATCTTTATTATTGGTGTTGTACTCATCATTCATCGACGTAAGTCAGGTCAAGCGAATAAAAAATATAATGGTGAAAAAATACAACTTGAGGGATAA
- a CDS encoding cation diffusion facilitator family transporter — protein sequence MNKCDYHHLNHVKEQHKSKKTLWFTLIITLFFTVMEIVGGLLSNSLALLSDSAHMISDVLALGMSMTAIYMATRNPNKKYTFGFLRFEIIASFINGLALAVIALGIFIEGIKRVMNPREVDLQLMLIIASIGLLVNIILTFVLSRSLKEEENLNIKSALWHFLGDLLSSVGIIISAILIYFTGLSILDPLISMIIGGIIFTGGAKIIHESYLILMESVPGKFDLDSVRHDIRTVEGVVDVHEMHLWAVTTDHYSLTAHVFIREDSQPLSTISTINRLLKDKYGLEHSTIQIEHPAINDHGLYGEGMLLKKQAYSS from the coding sequence TTGAATAAATGTGATTATCATCACCTAAACCACGTTAAGGAACAACATAAATCAAAGAAAACATTATGGTTTACATTAATTATTACTCTGTTTTTTACTGTTATGGAGATTGTTGGTGGCTTGTTATCCAATTCTCTTGCTCTCTTATCTGATTCTGCTCACATGATTTCAGATGTCCTTGCTTTAGGGATGAGTATGACAGCAATTTATATGGCTACACGGAACCCAAATAAAAAGTACACGTTCGGCTTCCTCCGTTTTGAAATTATAGCTTCGTTTATCAACGGGCTTGCTTTGGCAGTTATCGCATTAGGAATATTTATTGAGGGAATAAAACGAGTAATGAATCCGAGAGAAGTTGACCTACAATTGATGTTGATTATTGCCTCTATTGGCTTGTTAGTTAATATTATTCTTACTTTTGTTTTAAGTCGAAGTTTGAAGGAAGAAGAAAATCTGAATATAAAAAGTGCACTGTGGCACTTTTTAGGGGACTTACTAAGCTCTGTAGGTATTATAATTTCTGCCATTTTAATTTATTTTACAGGCCTTTCTATCCTTGATCCTTTAATCAGCATGATAATTGGGGGGATCATTTTTACTGGTGGTGCAAAAATTATCCATGAATCCTATCTTATTTTGATGGAATCTGTACCAGGAAAATTTGATCTTGATTCGGTTCGCCATGATATTAGAACAGTCGAAGGTGTTGTAGATGTTCATGAAATGCATCTATGGGCAGTTACAACAGACCACTATTCCTTAACTGCACATGTATTCATACGTGAAGATAGTCAACCTTTGAGTACTATTTCGACCATTAACCGACTGTTAAAAGATAAATATGGTCTCGAACACTCAACCATTCAAATTGAACATCCTGCAATTAATGACCACGGACTATATGGGGAAGGAATGTTACTTAAAAAACAGGCTTACTCAAGTTAG
- the lepB gene encoding signal peptidase I has product MNLVKKSLKNWIPFIVTVAIMAFVINRFLFFEILVPSGSMYPTIKPNDRIITTRIHNVNKIKRGEILVFHSNEFQETMVKRVIGLPNDLVEIKENGSVFINGRKIDEPYIKYPDNRTGKFKVPNGEYLFLGDYRQHSLDSRSWKDPFISEKNIKGKAVFIVFPFNRETILK; this is encoded by the coding sequence ATGAATTTAGTTAAAAAATCACTGAAAAATTGGATTCCCTTCATCGTTACTGTAGCAATTATGGCATTTGTCATTAATAGGTTTCTTTTTTTTGAAATTTTAGTTCCTAGTGGCTCTATGTACCCCACCATAAAACCAAATGACAGAATTATTACTACAAGAATTCATAATGTTAATAAGATAAAAAGAGGCGAAATTTTAGTTTTTCACTCTAATGAATTTCAAGAAACAATGGTTAAAAGGGTGATTGGGTTACCAAATGATTTGGTTGAAATTAAAGAAAATGGTTCCGTTTTTATCAATGGACGAAAGATAGACGAACCCTATATAAAGTATCCAGATAATCGAACTGGAAAGTTTAAAGTACCTAATGGGGAATATTTGTTTTTAGGAGATTATCGCCAACACTCTTTAGACAGTCGTTCATGGAAAGATCCGTTTATTTCGGAAAAAAATATTAAAGGAAAAGCAGTTTTCATTGTATTTCCTTTTAATCGAGAAACTATACTTAAGTAG
- a CDS encoding DUF6448 family protein — translation MIKIKKPKFIGALLMALAIIAIVPTMASAHCDTMDGPVVADANKAIELNNPSYILKWVQPDDEKGISQIFDLTMKVRTLSPEAKELADNYLFENLIRIHRAGEGAPYTGVKPHGTPIDEKIAAADKSIEVGNLSPLEKLVPKDIMPELQKRLDKVLSLKNFDVNNVKAGREYIESYVSFFHFAEGEEEGHEAGNSEHKMPDAHAAQGDQHASADVSEKAHDKDNQKGAESLPLIPWSLAAILFVTTLIFAVKYHKEHSKR, via the coding sequence GTGATAAAAATTAAAAAGCCAAAATTTATTGGGGCGCTTCTAATGGCGTTAGCAATTATTGCAATCGTACCTACGATGGCTAGTGCTCATTGCGATACGATGGATGGGCCTGTAGTTGCAGACGCCAATAAAGCAATTGAATTAAATAATCCTAGCTATATTTTAAAGTGGGTCCAACCAGATGATGAAAAAGGAATATCTCAGATATTTGATCTCACAATGAAAGTTAGAACACTAAGTCCTGAAGCCAAGGAGCTCGCTGATAATTATTTATTTGAGAATCTTATAAGAATTCACAGAGCAGGTGAGGGCGCACCATATACGGGTGTAAAACCTCATGGAACACCAATTGATGAAAAAATAGCAGCAGCAGACAAGAGTATTGAAGTTGGGAATTTATCACCTTTAGAAAAGCTTGTGCCTAAGGATATAATGCCCGAACTTCAAAAACGATTGGATAAAGTACTTTCCTTAAAGAATTTTGATGTAAATAATGTTAAGGCTGGAAGAGAATATATTGAATCTTACGTTAGTTTCTTCCATTTTGCTGAAGGTGAAGAAGAAGGCCATGAAGCCGGTAATAGTGAACATAAAATGCCGGATGCCCATGCAGCTCAAGGAGACCAGCATGCTAGCGCTGATGTAAGTGAAAAAGCCCATGATAAAGACAACCAAAAAGGGGCAGAGTCTTTACCGTTGATACCATGGAGTTTAGCAGCTATCCTTTTTGTTACAACTTTAATTTTTGCGGTTAAATATCATAAAGAGCATTCAAAAAGATAA
- a CDS encoding PDZ domain-containing protein, which yields MVQIWLLELLKGIGRIFLHPIGYYLFFLAGILGVMRVKRERKDFHIRAHDAYFELRQLFPLGIVAGLVLSIFVLAAGITVPFATILLIASFTLLWSLTTKVRLMAPAYTVGAAFFTIILASGKNWPIPFFSNAFHSINEKVYPSIAILLGLLLIVEGFLIYKNGSFGTSPKMAKSKRGQFVGVHGVKRLWMVPVFLLIPGNALNLPLDWWPVFHLGVEKYSLILVPFAIGFQQQIQGMLPKESVQTLGKRVIAWGIFITMLSVAGFWFPLVSIGVVALAVIGREILTLLQRMNDEALPFYFSKKNHGLMILGIIPDSPASKMTLQVGELITKVNGVVVQSEKFFYEALQKNRAHCKLEVLDTNGEVRFVQRALYEGDHYELGILFVQDEKKYDEKIG from the coding sequence TTGGTGCAAATATGGCTTTTAGAGTTGCTAAAGGGGATAGGCAGAATATTTCTCCATCCAATCGGATATTACCTTTTTTTCCTTGCCGGTATTTTAGGGGTTATGCGGGTTAAAAGAGAGCGTAAGGATTTCCATATTAGGGCGCATGATGCCTATTTCGAGCTTAGACAGCTGTTTCCACTCGGAATTGTTGCTGGCCTCGTTCTATCGATATTTGTTTTGGCAGCAGGGATAACAGTCCCATTTGCAACGATCCTGTTGATTGCCTCGTTTACTTTGTTATGGAGTTTAACCACAAAGGTAAGGCTAATGGCGCCAGCTTACACAGTTGGGGCAGCATTTTTTACGATCATTCTTGCTTCCGGAAAGAATTGGCCAATACCATTTTTTTCAAATGCCTTCCATTCTATCAATGAAAAAGTATATCCTTCAATAGCTATTTTATTAGGGCTTCTTTTAATCGTAGAGGGCTTTCTTATTTATAAAAATGGTAGTTTCGGAACTTCACCTAAAATGGCCAAAAGTAAACGTGGCCAATTTGTTGGTGTGCACGGGGTTAAGCGTCTATGGATGGTACCTGTATTTTTGCTGATACCAGGAAATGCTTTGAATCTTCCGTTAGATTGGTGGCCAGTTTTCCATTTAGGAGTGGAAAAATATAGCCTGATCCTTGTTCCTTTTGCGATTGGCTTTCAGCAGCAAATCCAGGGGATGCTCCCAAAAGAGAGTGTTCAAACACTTGGAAAACGAGTCATTGCATGGGGGATTTTTATTACGATGCTTTCTGTCGCAGGTTTCTGGTTCCCACTTGTATCCATCGGCGTTGTCGCATTAGCTGTAATAGGCCGTGAAATATTAACACTCTTGCAGCGAATGAATGATGAGGCACTACCCTTTTATTTTTCAAAAAAAAATCATGGACTTATGATCTTGGGAATTATTCCTGACTCTCCTGCAAGCAAAATGACGTTGCAGGTAGGTGAATTGATTACGAAAGTAAATGGAGTCGTAGTTCAAAGTGAAAAGTTCTTCTATGAGGCCCTGCAAAAAAACCGAGCCCATTGCAAGCTTGAAGTGCTCGACACAAATGGTGAGGTTCGATTCGTCCAGCGGGCATTGTATGAAGGTGACCATTATGAACTTGGAATTTTATTTGTTCAGGATGAGAAGAAATATGACGAGAAAATTGGCTAA